From the Clarias gariepinus isolate MV-2021 ecotype Netherlands chromosome 3, CGAR_prim_01v2, whole genome shotgun sequence genome, one window contains:
- the LOC128518766 gene encoding cytochrome b-245 heavy chain encodes MSNFAANEGLSIFVILVWLGINAYLFVEFYMRFLVERYDYSRAILGHALPWARAPAACLNFNCLLILLPVCRNLLSFLRGSIQCCSRTAARQLDRNITFHKLVAYMIAFHTAVHTIAHLFNFERFESAQREDNNQSLAHVLSLIGNKPNESYLNPIRSKDISQTIVMFTTIAGLTGVVITLALILIITSSMEVIRRSYFEVFWFTHHLFIIFFIGLVLHGVGRIVRGQTLLSLEHHKPKNCSSRFQTWGQDPDCPVPDFAGNPPGTWMWVVAPMILYVCERLVRFYRSQQKVVITKVVMHPSRTLELQLKKKGFKMEVGQYISVQCPSISQLEWHPFTLTSAPEEDHFSIHIRIVGDWTEALYKACGGDKTGGQEAWELPKVAVDGPFGTASEDVFRYEVVMLVGAGIGVTPFASILKSVWYKTVQQNTDVFTKKIYFYWLCPETQAFEWFADLLQSLERQMGSKDMSDFLNYNIYLTRWKDQEAAHIRVQYEAENDPITGLKEKTRYGKPNWDNEFSTIATSHPGCKVGVFLCGPTPLAKALEKQCHSQSVAGAEFIFNKENF; translated from the exons ATGAGCAACTTTGCAGCTAATGAAGGACTTTCCATCTTCGTTATT TTGGTATGGCTTGGAATCAATGCTTACCTCTTTGTCGAGTTCTACATGAGATTTCTGGTTGAGCGTTATGACTACAGCAGGGCCATCCTCGGG CATGCTCTGCCCTGGGCGAGAGCTCCAGCTGCGTGTCTGAACTTTAACTGCCTGTTGATCCTCCTGCCTGTCTGCCGTAACCTTCTGTCTTTCCTCAGAGGCTCCATACAG TGTTGTAGCCGCACAGCTGCTCGTCAACTAGACAGAAACATCACTTTCCACAAACTGGTGGCCTACATGATTGCCTTCCACACAG CGGTGCACACAATTGCACATCTGTTCAATTTCGAGCGCTTTGAGTCTGCTCAGCGGGAGgacaacaaccaatcactggcACATGTCCTGTCTCTGATTGGCAACAAGCCCAATGAGTCTTACCTCAACCCCATCCGGTCCAAAGACATA AGCCAGACGATTGTGATGTTCACTACGATTGCAGGACTGACAGGTGTAGTTATCACCCTCGCCCTCATCCTCATCATTACGTCCTCCATGGAGGTCATCCGCAGGTCTTATTTTGAGGTGTTCTGGTTCACTCATCACCTCTTTATCATCTTTTTCATCGGACTGGTGCTGCATGGGGTTGG TCGCATCGTGAGAGGCCAGACTCTTTTGAGTCTGGAGCATCATAAACCTAAAAACTGTAGCAGCAGGTTTCAGACATGGGGTCAGGACCCTGACTGTCCTGTACCAGATTTTGCAGGAAATCCACCAGGG ACGTGGATGTGGGTTGTTGCCCCGAtgattctgtatgtgtgtgagaggctGGTGCGATTCTACCGCTCGCAGCAGAAGGTGGTTATCACCAAG GTAGTGATGCATCCCTCAAGGACCCTGGAGCTACAGTTGAAGAAGAAAGGCTTTAAGATGGAGGTGGGTCAGTATATCTCTGTGCAGTGTCCATCCATCTCACAGCTGGAGTGGCATCCTTTCACCCTGACCTCTGCCCCCGAGGAAGACCACTTCAGTATCCATATCCGTATTGTTGGAGACTGGACGGAGGCCCTGTACAAGGCATGCGGTGGGGACAAGACCGGAGGTCAGGAGGCCTGGGAGCTTCCCAA ggtggCAGTGGACGGCCCCTTTGGCACGGCCAGTGAGGATGTGTTTCGCTATGAGGTGGTCATGCTGGTGGGTGCAGGCATCGGTGTAACTCCCTTTGCATCCATCCTTAAGTCGGTGTGGTACAAAACCGTACAGCAAAACACCGATGTGTTCACCAAAAAG ATCTACTTCTACTGGTTGTGTCCGGAGACACAAGCGTTTGAGTGGTTTGCAGACCTGCTACAGTCCTTGGAGCGCCAGATGGGTTCGAAAGATATGAGTGACTTCCTCAATTACAACATTTACCTCACACGCTGGAAGGATCAAGAG GCTGCTCACATAAGAGTTCAATATGAAGCTGAGAACGACCCCATCACCGGCCTGAAGGAGAAAACTCGGTACGGAAAGCCCAACTGGGACAACGAGTTTTCCACGATCGCCACCAGTCACCCGGG
- the xk gene encoding membrane transport protein XK: protein MRLPSSVLVSVSLFTAETTAALYLSTTYRSAGDQIWQGFTLLFTLVPCVLVQLTLIFIHRDLSRDRPLILLLHLLQLGPVIRCLDAFCIYGSAGKVEEPYVTITRKKQMPRSGRSEEVEHEVGQAEGKLVAHRAAFARTSVIQAFLGSAPQLTLQLYICVLQRGVSIGRATLMVISLLSIVYGALRCNILAIKIRYDDYAVSVRPVAYVCVLLWRSFEIATRVAVLVLFGSVLKAWLLPVVMLSFIAFFLHPWVAFWRSGSPFPESIEKTLTRVGTATALAMLTFLYAGINVFCWSAVQLKLEDPDLIDKNYGWKRATAYYSIRFVENIALTSLWFTHRTEFYRQVDAPVLETLLLFSYVLAVFFMLLFYQCCHPCRHLFSSSPVQGLWECCGSIQVPAVSCSQPGSTQEKVSLENHDPAKDGDHETISTTNGDISQCLC, encoded by the exons ATGAGACTGCCCAGCTCCGTCCTGGTGTCGGTCTCCCTGTTCACGGCCGAAACCACGGCAGCTCTGTACCTGAGCACCACGTACCGCTCGGCCGGGGATCAGATCTGGCAGGGCTTCACGCTGCTCTTCACGCTGGTGCCGTGCGTGTTGGTGCAGCTCACCCTCATCTTCATCCACCGAGACCTGAGCAGAGACAGGCCGCTCATCCTGCTGCTGCACCTCCTGCAGCTCGGACCTGTCATCAG GTGTTTGGATGCCTTTTGTATCTATGGAAGTGCGGGGAAGGTGGAGGAACCATATGTCACTATCACAAGGAAGAAACAAATGCCTCGGAGTGGCCGGTCCGAGGAGGTGGAACATGAGGTCGGGCAGGCTGAGGGCAAGTTGGTCGCTCACCGAGCAGCCTTCGCTCGAACCTCCGTCATTCAGGCCTTCCTGGGCTCTGCCCCTCAGCTCACACTGCAGCTCTACATTTGCGTGCTGCAGAGGGGTGTTTCCATTGGAAGAG CCACCCTAATGGTCATCTCTCTGCTCTCTATTGTGTACGGTGCACTACGCTGCAACATCCTGGCCATCAAGATCCGCTACGATGACTACGCAGTGTCAGTGCGCCCTGTggcatacgtgtgtgtgttgctgtggcGCAGCTTTGAGATCGCAACACGCGTTGCTGTGCTCGTGCTTTTTGGCTCTGTTCTGAAGGCCTGGCTGCTGCCTGTTGTCATGCTCAGCTTTATCGCCTTCTTCCTGCACCCATGGGTGGCATTCTGGCGCAGCGGCTCGCCCTTCCCAGAGAGCATTGAGAAGACACTGACCCGCGTGGGCACAGCTACTGCACTGGCCATGCTTACTTTTTTGTACGCCGGCATCAACGTTTTCTGCTGGTCGGCCGTGCAGCTGAAGCTTGAAGACCCTGACCTGATTGACAAAAATTACGGCTGGAAGCGAGCGACTGCTTACTATTCGATACGCTTCGTCGAGAACATCGCACTCACATCCCTCTGGTTCACTCACCGCACTGAATTTTATCGACAGGTAGACGCTCCGGTGCTTGAGACGCTTTTACTGTTTAGCTATGTTCTTGCTGTGTTCTTCATGCTCCTATTCTACCAGTGTTGCCACCCCTGCAGGCACCTGTTCTCCTCCAGCCCGGTGCAGGGACTATGGGAGTGCTGTGGTTCAATACAGGTGCCGGCTGTGTCGTGTTCCCAGCCTGGATCGACACAGGAAAAAGTCTCCTTGGAGAACCATGATCCAGCCAAAGATGGGGACCATGAAACAATTTCCACCACCAACGGAGACATCAGCCAGTGTCTTTGCTGA